A genomic stretch from Mycobacterium malmoense includes:
- a CDS encoding vitamin K epoxide reductase family protein: MTGAVAAQSADPTPDSRAPAGVPAPSAWWVLIAGVIGLVASVTLTVEKIDILLNPSYVPSCNINPILSCGSVMVTPQASILGFPNPLLGLVGFAVVVVTGVLAVAKVPLPQWYWAGLTVGALIGAVFVHWLIFQSLYRIGALCPYCMVVWAVTIPLLVVAASIAFRPALQRRRSGAAWALYQWRWSIAALWFTAVFLLIVVRFWSYWSTLL, translated from the coding sequence GTGACCGGTGCGGTGGCGGCGCAATCCGCCGACCCGACACCGGATTCGCGTGCCCCGGCGGGCGTGCCCGCGCCCAGCGCCTGGTGGGTGCTGATCGCCGGGGTGATCGGCCTGGTTGCCTCGGTGACGCTGACGGTGGAGAAGATCGACATTCTGCTCAACCCGTCGTACGTGCCGTCCTGCAACATCAATCCGATCCTGTCGTGCGGCTCGGTGATGGTCACGCCGCAGGCGTCGATTCTGGGCTTCCCCAACCCGCTGCTGGGCCTGGTGGGCTTCGCCGTGGTGGTCGTCACCGGTGTGCTGGCGGTGGCGAAAGTGCCGTTGCCCCAATGGTATTGGGCCGGACTGACGGTGGGGGCCCTGATCGGCGCGGTGTTCGTGCACTGGCTGATCTTTCAGAGCCTGTATCGCATCGGGGCGTTGTGTCCGTACTGCATGGTGGTCTGGGCGGTCACCATCCCGCTGCTGGTGGTGGCCGCGTCGATCGCGTTTCGTCCGGCGCTGCAACGACGCCGATCCGGTGCGGCCTGGGCGCTGTACCAGTGGCGGTGGTCGATCGCCGCGCTGTGGTTCACGGCGGTGTTCCTGCTGATCGTGGTGCGGTTCTGGAGCTATTGGTCGACGCTTTTGTGA
- the rsmD gene encoding 16S rRNA (guanine(966)-N(2))-methyltransferase RsmD, with protein sequence MTRIIGGVAGGRRIAVPPRGTRPTTDRVRESLFNVVTARRAMTGLAVLDLYAGSGALGLEALSRGAASAVFVESDRRTAAVIARNIETLGLRGATLRRGAVTAILSAGPAAPVDLVLADPPYEVDADEVNAVLDALTTHGWVREGTVAAVERAAAGAALSWPPGWSPWPERVYGDTRLELAERL encoded by the coding sequence GTGACCCGGATCATCGGCGGCGTCGCCGGGGGCCGGCGCATCGCCGTGCCGCCGCGGGGAACCCGGCCGACCACCGATCGGGTGCGCGAGTCGCTGTTCAACGTCGTGACCGCCCGGCGGGCGATGACTGGCCTGGCGGTGCTGGACCTCTACGCCGGTTCGGGCGCGCTGGGGCTGGAGGCGCTGTCGCGCGGCGCCGCGTCCGCGGTTTTCGTCGAGTCCGACCGGCGCACCGCGGCCGTCATCGCACGCAACATCGAGACCCTCGGCCTAAGGGGTGCGACGCTGCGCCGGGGCGCGGTGACGGCCATCCTTTCGGCCGGGCCCGCGGCTCCGGTGGACCTGGTACTGGCCGACCCGCCCTATGAGGTCGACGCCGACGAGGTGAACGCCGTCCTGGACGCGCTGACCACCCATGGCTGGGTGCGCGAGGGAACCGTCGCGGCGGTGGAGCGTGCGGCCGCCGGCGCGGCGCTGAGCTGGCCGCCGGGCTGGTCCCCATGGCCCGAGCGCGTGTACGGCGACACCCGCTTGGAGCTGGCCGAACGGCTCTGA
- a CDS encoding DsbA family protein — MADKPKRPPRFDVKSATGKSGRLVQIGGTALIVIFAVALVFYIVTSHHKKGGATGAGDTVRVTSSKLVTQPGTSNPKAVVSFYEDFLCPACGNFERTFGPTVSKLIDIGAIAADYSMVSILDSAKSQNYSSRAGAAALCVADESLDAFRRFHAALFSTNIQPSERGTSFPDNARLIELAREAGVVGKVPDCINSGKYLSKVTGEAAAAHITATPTVKINGDDYEPSTPDALVAKIKQIVGDVPGLDTAVAPAAT; from the coding sequence GTGGCCGACAAACCCAAACGTCCCCCGCGATTCGATGTAAAGTCGGCCACCGGCAAATCCGGCCGACTCGTCCAGATCGGCGGAACCGCCCTCATCGTGATCTTCGCGGTCGCGCTCGTCTTCTACATCGTGACGTCGCATCACAAGAAGGGCGGCGCCACCGGCGCGGGCGATACGGTGCGGGTGACGTCGAGCAAGCTGGTCACCCAGCCGGGGACCAGCAACCCCAAGGCCGTGGTGTCGTTCTACGAGGATTTTCTGTGCCCGGCCTGCGGTAATTTCGAGCGCACCTTCGGGCCGACGGTGTCCAAGCTCATCGACATCGGCGCCATTGCGGCCGATTACTCCATGGTGTCGATTCTCGACAGCGCAAAGAGCCAGAACTATTCGTCGCGGGCGGGTGCGGCGGCCCTATGCGTCGCCGACGAATCCCTCGATGCGTTTCGCCGTTTCCATGCCGCGCTATTCAGCACCAACATCCAGCCCAGCGAGCGCGGCACCAGCTTCCCCGACAACGCGAGGCTGATCGAACTCGCCCGCGAGGCCGGCGTCGTGGGCAAGGTCCCCGACTGCATCAACAGCGGCAAATACCTTTCCAAGGTCACCGGCGAGGCCGCCGCCGCGCACATCACCGCGACCCCGACCGTCAAGATCAACGGCGACGATTACGAGCCGTCGACGCCTGACGCGCTGGTCGCCAAGATCAAACAGATCGTGGGCGACGTGCCGGGCCTCGACACCGCCGTCGCTCCCGCGGCCACGTGA
- a CDS encoding permease yields the protein MTVLAAVGHALALAGSMTWEILWALILGFALSAVVQAVVRRSTIVAVLGDDRPRTLAVAAGLGAASSSCSYAAVALARSLFRKGANFTAAMAFEIGSTNLVVELGIILALLMGWQFTAAEFVGGPLMIVALAVLFRLFVRSRLIDDAREHAERGVAGSMEGHAAMDMSIKKEGSFWRRLFSAEGLTSVSHVFVMEWLAILRDLVLGLLIAGAVAAWVPEKFWQVFFLADHPGWSALWGPVVGPIVAIVSFVCSIGNVPLAAVLWNGGISFGGVIAFIYADLLILPILNIYRKYYGTPMMLTLLGTFYAAMVTAGYLVELLFGTANLIPTQRSATVMQAAVSWNYTTWLNIAFLVVAAILIARFFTTGGSAMVRMMGGSPDAGREHTHEGH from the coding sequence GTGACAGTGCTGGCAGCGGTCGGTCACGCCTTGGCGCTGGCCGGGTCGATGACGTGGGAGATCCTGTGGGCGTTGATCCTGGGATTTGCCCTGTCGGCGGTGGTGCAGGCGGTGGTGCGTCGCTCGACGATCGTGGCCGTGTTGGGCGACGACCGGCCGCGCACCCTGGCGGTGGCGGCCGGGCTGGGGGCCGCGTCGTCGTCGTGTTCGTACGCCGCGGTGGCCCTGGCCCGATCGCTGTTCCGCAAGGGCGCCAACTTCACCGCCGCCATGGCGTTCGAGATCGGTTCCACCAACCTCGTGGTGGAGTTGGGCATCATCCTGGCCCTGCTGATGGGCTGGCAGTTCACCGCCGCCGAGTTCGTCGGCGGCCCGCTGATGATCGTGGCCCTCGCCGTCCTGTTCCGGCTGTTCGTGCGGTCCAGGCTCATCGACGACGCCCGTGAGCACGCCGAGCGGGGAGTCGCCGGCTCGATGGAAGGCCATGCCGCGATGGACATGTCCATCAAGAAGGAGGGCTCGTTTTGGCGGCGGCTCTTTTCCGCGGAGGGCCTTACCTCGGTCTCGCACGTGTTCGTCATGGAGTGGCTGGCGATTCTGCGGGACCTCGTTTTGGGCCTGCTGATCGCGGGCGCCGTCGCGGCGTGGGTGCCCGAAAAGTTTTGGCAGGTCTTCTTTTTGGCCGATCATCCCGGTTGGTCGGCGCTGTGGGGCCCGGTCGTGGGGCCCATCGTGGCGATCGTGTCCTTCGTCTGCTCGATCGGCAACGTGCCGCTGGCCGCGGTGCTGTGGAACGGCGGAATCAGCTTCGGCGGTGTCATCGCGTTCATCTACGCCGACCTGCTGATCCTGCCGATCCTGAACATCTACCGCAAGTACTACGGCACTCCGATGATGCTGACCCTGCTGGGCACCTTCTACGCCGCGATGGTCACCGCCGGGTACCTCGTCGAATTGCTCTTCGGCACAGCGAATCTCATTCCGACGCAGCGCAGCGCCACGGTGATGCAGGCGGCGGTCTCGTGGAACTACACGACCTGGCTCAACATCGCCTTTCTGGTGGTCGCGGCGATATTGATCGCCCGGTTCTTCACCACGGGGGGATCCGCGATGGTGCGCATGATGGGTGGCTCCCCCGACGCGGGGCGCGAGCACACTCATGAAGGCCACTAG
- a CDS encoding alpha/beta hydrolase: MTRSLPGTRDSMSLTSRVQGAVTTVGVNVIPWIPTAVRRALVRGRSVIIDGNTLDPTLQLMLSGLRAVGIDGLVVDDDPEASRAQMRETTVGLPGPQIHVETDDLSLPGPAGEIAARHYRPADGAPAPLLVFYHGGGWAIGDLDTHDTLCRLTCRDAGVHVLSIDYRLAPEHPAPAAVEDAYAAFKWAHEHADQLGAVPGRVAVGGDSAGGNLAAVVCQLARDEAQDTGGPAPVLQWLIYPRTDFTARTRSLSLFSRGFLLTKRDIDWFESQYLRRSGLDSADPRVSPLLAESLSGLAPALIAVAGFDPLRDEGESYAAALRAAGTAVDLRYLGSLTHGFVNLFQLGGDSAAATGELISALRAHLSRV; encoded by the coding sequence ATGACACGAAGTCTGCCAGGCACGCGGGACTCGATGAGCCTGACCAGCCGCGTGCAGGGCGCGGTTACCACCGTTGGCGTCAACGTCATTCCGTGGATCCCGACCGCCGTCAGGCGGGCGCTGGTCCGTGGTCGTTCGGTCATCATCGACGGCAACACGCTCGATCCCACGCTGCAGCTGATGCTGTCGGGCCTGCGCGCCGTCGGCATCGACGGCCTGGTCGTGGACGACGACCCGGAGGCCTCGCGCGCCCAGATGCGTGAGACGACGGTGGGCTTGCCCGGCCCGCAGATTCACGTCGAGACCGACGACCTGTCGCTGCCCGGGCCGGCCGGTGAGATCGCGGCGCGGCACTACCGCCCGGCCGATGGTGCGCCCGCGCCCCTGCTGGTCTTCTACCACGGCGGCGGCTGGGCGATCGGCGACCTGGACACCCATGACACGCTGTGCCGGTTGACCTGCCGTGACGCGGGCGTCCACGTGTTGTCGATCGACTACCGGCTGGCTCCCGAGCATCCGGCCCCGGCCGCGGTCGAGGACGCCTATGCGGCGTTCAAGTGGGCCCACGAGCACGCCGACCAACTCGGCGCGGTCCCCGGGCGTGTCGCGGTGGGCGGGGACAGTGCGGGCGGCAACCTGGCGGCCGTCGTGTGCCAACTGGCGCGGGACGAGGCCCAAGACACAGGCGGCCCGGCGCCCGTGCTGCAGTGGCTGATCTACCCGCGGACCGACTTCACGGCCCGGACCCGGTCACTGAGCCTGTTCTCCCGCGGCTTCCTGCTGACCAAGCGGGACATCGACTGGTTCGAGTCGCAATACCTGAGGCGTTCGGGCCTCGACAGCGCCGATCCGCGGGTGTCGCCGCTGTTGGCCGAGTCGCTGTCCGGGCTGGCGCCTGCGCTGATCGCGGTGGCGGGCTTCGACCCGTTGCGCGACGAGGGGGAGAGCTACGCGGCGGCGCTGCGGGCCGCCGGGACCGCGGTAGACCTGCGTTACCTGGGTTCGCTGACCCATGGCTTCGTCAATCTGTTCCAGCTGGGGGGCGACAGCGCCGCCGCGACCGGTGAGCTAATTTCGGCCCTGCGCGCGCACCTGAGCCGGGTCTGA
- the coaD gene encoding pantetheine-phosphate adenylyltransferase encodes MTGAVCPGSFDPVTLGHIDVFERASAQFDEVVVAILTNPAKKGMFDLDERIAMIEESTTHLPNLRAEAGQGLVVDFVRSRGMTAIVKGLRTGTDFEYELQMAQMNKHVAGVDTFFVATTPRYSFVSSSLAKEVAMLGGDVSELLPEPVNRRLREKLSGRP; translated from the coding sequence ATGACGGGTGCGGTATGCCCGGGCTCGTTCGACCCCGTGACGCTGGGTCACATCGACGTCTTCGAACGCGCCTCGGCGCAGTTCGACGAGGTGGTGGTGGCGATCCTGACCAACCCCGCCAAAAAGGGCATGTTCGACCTCGACGAGCGGATCGCGATGATCGAAGAGTCGACGACACATCTGCCCAACCTGCGGGCGGAGGCCGGACAAGGTCTGGTGGTCGACTTCGTCAGGTCCCGGGGGATGACCGCGATCGTGAAGGGTCTGCGCACCGGCACCGACTTCGAATACGAGCTGCAGATGGCGCAGATGAACAAGCACGTCGCCGGCGTCGACACCTTTTTCGTGGCGACCACGCCGCGATATTCGTTCGTGTCGTCGTCGTTGGCCAAAGAGGTCGCGATGCTCGGCGGCGACGTGTCTGAATTGCTGCCGGAACCGGTGAACCGTCGGTTGCGCGAAAAGTTGTCCGGCCGGCCCTGA